The nucleotide window CCTTTAAACGCCAACCGCAAGCAAGGAGGAGCTAAAAAGGTGGTCAGAATCACCATCATAATAATAGCAGCTTCTAAGGGTTTACTGAGAACTCCACTAGCCGAACCAATACCGGCAAAAACTAACCCAACCTCACCTCTAGGAATCATTCCCACACCGATGGCTAAACGGTTAATTTGGGGTTGTCCAAATACTGCCCACCCGGTAACCACTTTTCCAATAATAGCGACGACGATTAAGAAAGCGGCAATAATTAACCCTTCTCGGTTTTCAGGAATAGCCGGATTGAGAACCCCTAAATCGGCTTTTGCTCCTACACTGACAAAGAAAATGGGAACTAAAATGTCAGCAATGGGGATAACTTGTTGATCTAATTCTTTGCGTTTATCGGTTTCATCTAAGACTAATCCCGCCGCAAACGCTCCTAAAATCGCTTCTAGTTGAATCGCATTCGCTAAAAATGCCATTAAGAAAGCAAAGGTAAAGGCCGGAATCACTAACTGTCCTCTAGTTTGTAGTTTATCAGCGATCGCTACAAAAGAGGTATTAAAGAATTTGCCTAAGAAAATCGCTCCCAACAAGAAAACAGTAGCACTTATAATTAAATAAACGACATTGAGAACGTCAACTTCTCCCGTTTTTGCCAAACTTGCCACAACCGCTAAAACAATAATGCCTAAAACATCATCAATAACCGCAGCCCCGACAATAATTTGACCTTCTTTGGATTTTAACCGTCCTAATTCCGAGAGAACCTTAGAGGTAATGCCTATACTGGTCGCTGTTAAAGCCGCACCCGCAAAAATCGCCGGAATCGCCGGAACATTGAATAATAACATCAATCCTACCGTACCCGCAGCAAAGGGAACAGCTACCCCAACGACAGCCACAATCGCCGCTTGATAACCGACTTTGCTCAATTCTCTTAAATCCGATTCTAAGCCAATCTCAAATAACAGAATCGTCACCCCAAGTTCGGCTAAAACTGAAAGCACCTCACTCTGAGACTCAAATAAAGAATGGGTGGCTTCGGGAGAAAGATGACCTAGCCATTGTAGGAAACTCATTAAATAAGAATCCGTTGCTGTTGCCCCACTTTCAGGAAAAACTAACAGATGTAAGGCAGATACTCCGACAATGACACCTCCGACTAATTCCCCTAAAACCGGCGGTAAATCTACCCGTTTCGATAATTCTCCGCCTAATTTACTCGCTAGATAAACGATCACTAAACTCAGTAAAACGCTGGTAAAAATCATGGAACTGCTAGCTTGTTCGGCGGTAGTAGCCAGCGTTAGAGAAGATAGAGGGGTAAACAAATCCCCTGACCAGTGGGTTAACATCATTATGGTAATTACTCCTTGAAATAGGTTGATTTAGAGAAAAAATGAGTTAAAAATTTGGTTTCTTTTTTGAGCAAGAATAGCAGAGCAACTGGGCTAATCTAACGGTTGCTCGGTTTCTGTGAGGGTTTTACACTCCAGTGGGGGCAATCGCCGGTTTAACATTATGCTGCTTGAGCCAATTAACCGCCAGTGATAAAGCTTCTACACGAGTCGCCACTTGGTTTTGTTGACCAATCCGTTCTAAAATGTTGAATCGTTCTAAGCGGGATTGAACTTTTCCAGAACCGCCAACCAAATAAATTTCTAAATGTTTCTTGGTCGCTTCATCAATCAAACTTTCAAGGGCTAGAGTAGCAGTAACACCGAGTAAGGGCACATCACTGACATCTAAAATCACAATCTTATAGTCTTGCATAATGGCTTGGCGTTGAGAAATCGCTTTAGCCGCCCCAAAACTCATCGGCCCACCTAAGTGAAGCAATAAGACTTGACCTTGAGTATCTTTGATGAGTATTCTTTCTTCTCGATCGAGTAATTCTGCTTCTTCTGCTTCAGCATCGGTAATGACTTTAACTTTATCAGATTGGATATCCGATAAACGTTTGATGGTGAGAATATTGGCGATAAACACTCCAACCCCAACCGCAACAATCAAGTCAACAAAAACCGTGAGCAACAGAACCCCGTACATAATCGCCGCAGCACGCCAAGACAAGCGATGAGCGCGTTTGAGGAAGTT belongs to Gloeothece citriformis PCC 7424 and includes:
- a CDS encoding cation:proton antiporter, giving the protein MIFTSVLLSLVIVYLASKLGGELSKRVDLPPVLGELVGGVIVGVSALHLLVFPESGATATDSYLMSFLQWLGHLSPEATHSLFESQSEVLSVLAELGVTILLFEIGLESDLRELSKVGYQAAIVAVVGVAVPFAAGTVGLMLLFNVPAIPAIFAGAALTATSIGITSKVLSELGRLKSKEGQIIVGAAVIDDVLGIIVLAVVASLAKTGEVDVLNVVYLIISATVFLLGAIFLGKFFNTSFVAIADKLQTRGQLVIPAFTFAFLMAFLANAIQLEAILGAFAAGLVLDETDKRKELDQQVIPIADILVPIFFVSVGAKADLGVLNPAIPENREGLIIAAFLIVVAIIGKVVTGWAVFGQPQINRLAIGVGMIPRGEVGLVFAGIGSASGVLSKPLEAAIIMMVILTTFLAPPCLRLAFKGSEEPTESLDSLNPLQEKEPAEINS